One Streptomyces sp. RPA4-2 genomic window carries:
- a CDS encoding GTP-binding protein, protein MHMLNLGILAHVDAGKTSLTERLLHSAGVIDEIGSVDDGSTQTDSLALERQRGITIKSAVVSFAIDDDVTVNLIDTPGHPDFIAEVERVLSVLDGAVLVISAVEGVQAQTRVLMRTLRRLRIPTLVFVNKIDRGGARYERVLENIVARLTPAIVPMGEVLGSGTRDARFARFTAERLCGARADLLAEHDDALLAAYVEGRVSGDRFRDALVRQTGQTLVHPVFFGSAMTGAGVEELIAGIRELLPPAEGAADGPVSGTVFKVERGPAGEKIAYVRLFSGTLRTRDRLRLRDGEEAKVTAISVFDRGAAVPEPAVTAGRIGKLWGLGDIRIGDTLGVPRKSSDDELHFSPPTLETVVVPRRPADRGALHLALTQLAEQDPLINLRQDELRKQVSVSLYGEVQKEVVQATLADEFGIEVLFRETTPLCVERPVGSGAAVEFNGKDPNPFLATVGLRIDPAPAGAGVEFRLEVELGAMPYAFFKAVEDTVGETLTQGIHGWQVTDCTVTMTHSGYSPRQSHAHQGFDKSMSSTGADFRGLTPLVVMDALRAAGTRVYEPMHRFRLEAPTDTLGAVLPLLVRQHAVPATTETRGTVCVLEGRIPVARVHELQQRLPGLTRGEGELECAFDHYAPVVGGALPDRPRTDLNPLDRKEYLLNVTRRVGA, encoded by the coding sequence GTGCATATGCTCAACCTCGGAATCCTGGCGCACGTAGACGCCGGTAAGACAAGCCTGACCGAGCGCCTGCTGCACTCGGCCGGGGTCATCGACGAGATCGGCAGCGTCGACGACGGAAGCACCCAGACCGACTCCCTCGCGCTCGAACGGCAGCGCGGTATCACCATCAAGTCCGCCGTCGTCTCCTTCGCGATCGACGACGACGTCACGGTCAATCTGATCGACACCCCCGGTCACCCCGACTTCATCGCCGAGGTGGAGCGGGTGCTGTCCGTGCTCGACGGCGCCGTGCTCGTGATCTCGGCCGTGGAGGGCGTACAGGCACAGACCCGGGTGCTGATGCGGACGTTGCGGCGGCTGCGGATCCCCACACTCGTCTTCGTGAACAAGATCGACCGCGGCGGCGCGCGGTACGAGCGCGTTCTGGAGAACATCGTCGCGCGGCTCACCCCGGCGATCGTCCCGATGGGCGAGGTGCTCGGGTCGGGCACCCGCGACGCCCGCTTCGCCCGGTTCACCGCGGAGCGGCTCTGCGGAGCGCGGGCCGACCTGCTCGCCGAGCACGACGACGCGCTGCTGGCCGCGTACGTCGAGGGCCGGGTGTCCGGCGACCGGTTCCGCGACGCCCTGGTGCGCCAGACCGGACAGACGCTGGTGCACCCGGTGTTCTTCGGTTCGGCCATGACGGGCGCGGGTGTCGAGGAGCTGATCGCGGGGATCAGGGAGCTGCTGCCGCCGGCCGAGGGCGCGGCCGACGGCCCGGTCTCCGGCACCGTCTTCAAGGTGGAGCGCGGTCCGGCCGGGGAGAAGATCGCCTACGTCCGGCTGTTCTCCGGGACGCTGCGGACCCGCGACCGGCTGCGCCTGCGCGACGGCGAGGAGGCGAAGGTCACCGCGATCAGTGTGTTCGACCGCGGCGCGGCGGTGCCGGAGCCGGCCGTGACCGCGGGGCGGATCGGCAAGCTCTGGGGCCTCGGGGACATCCGCATCGGCGACACCCTCGGCGTACCGCGGAAATCCTCGGACGACGAGCTTCATTTCTCACCCCCGACCCTCGAAACCGTCGTTGTCCCCCGCCGTCCGGCCGACAGGGGCGCGCTCCATCTCGCGCTCACCCAACTGGCGGAACAGGACCCTCTGATCAATCTGCGCCAGGACGAGCTGCGCAAGCAGGTCTCCGTGTCGCTCTACGGCGAGGTGCAGAAGGAGGTCGTCCAGGCGACGCTGGCCGACGAGTTCGGCATCGAGGTCCTGTTCCGGGAGACGACACCGCTGTGCGTCGAGCGGCCGGTCGGCAGCGGCGCGGCGGTCGAGTTCAACGGAAAGGACCCCAATCCCTTCCTCGCGACCGTCGGGCTGCGCATCGACCCGGCGCCGGCCGGCGCCGGCGTGGAGTTCCGTCTGGAGGTCGAACTCGGAGCGATGCCGTACGCGTTCTTCAAGGCGGTCGAGGACACCGTGGGGGAGACCCTGACCCAGGGGATCCACGGCTGGCAGGTCACTGACTGCACGGTCACGATGACCCACTCCGGTTACTCGCCCCGGCAGAGCCACGCCCATCAGGGCTTCGACAAGAGCATGTCCAGCACGGGGGCCGACTTCCGGGGCCTGACCCCGCTGGTGGTGATGGACGCGCTGCGTGCGGCCGGTACCCGGGTGTACGAGCCGATGCACCGCTTCCGGCTGGAGGCCCCGACCGACACGCTGGGGGCGGTGCTCCCCCTGCTGGTGCGGCAGCACGCCGTGCCGGCGACCACCGAGACGCGCGGAACCGTGTGCGTGCTGGAGGGCCGGATCCCGGTCGCCCGGGTCCATGAGCTCCAGCAGCGGCTGCCGGGCCTGACCCGTGGCGAGGGCGAGCTGGAGTGCGCCTTCGATCACTACGCGCCGGTGGTGGGGGGCGCGCTCCCGGACCGGCCGCGGACCGATCTCAACCCGCTCGACCGGAAGGAGTACCTGCTGAACGTGACGCGAAGGGTCGGCGCGTGA
- a CDS encoding cellulase family glycosylhydrolase, which translates to MAKLRARLLGVLVLLTGFLSAAGAPPATADGLPDSLWFDAPAAAGLTVDGGRFTDGLGREVVLRGYNVSGETKLEENGGLPFASVADARKSATALRALGGGNSVRFLFSWAHAEPVRGQVDTAYLAAATDQMRAFLDAGIRVYPDFHQDLYSRHLFDAGSWYTGDGAPEWAVEAGNYPAESCGICFFWGQNITQNGAVKQAQYDFWHNAHGLQDAFLATAQATLAYVEQHLTAAQFAGVVGFDPYNEPYAGSYDPGQAGRGWERDLLWPFYVRFRARMDAAGWQDKPAFVEPNLFWNANIDTQKQEGGLLDAGTLGPRYVFNTHFYDQKAISGILMWGKAGDGQYAGDFSTVRDRATAAGTTAIVSEFGHPLSGSVADKAPTVLKAMYQALDSRLPGAGWWSRPVASGPVLSGTQWQWDLYSGRHHELMNGNASKVRTSGDAWNDEDLSAVRLDDSGTAVLRQDARLLDRLYPSATAGTTLAFTYEDRSRDGSTTLTWNPVPSTLPHVAQLVGAGQYGLLVWRSDGGAAPTELHLPASFATSATTVVSDLGTAYSPPAYTASTPIAVAPEPGGTGARRLLLTAPGAGVPHYALVTNGSTAPSAGLLSAARSELSSWAATAADQPAS; encoded by the coding sequence ATGGCGAAGTTACGTGCGCGTCTGCTCGGCGTCCTCGTCCTCCTCACCGGCTTCCTCTCGGCGGCGGGCGCGCCACCGGCCACCGCGGACGGGCTTCCCGACTCCCTGTGGTTCGACGCACCGGCCGCGGCCGGCCTCACCGTCGACGGCGGACGGTTCACCGACGGCCTCGGCCGTGAGGTCGTCCTGCGCGGCTACAACGTCTCGGGCGAGACGAAGCTGGAGGAGAACGGCGGACTCCCCTTCGCCTCGGTCGCCGACGCCAGGAAGTCGGCGACGGCCCTGCGCGCCCTCGGCGGCGGCAACTCCGTGCGCTTCCTTTTCTCCTGGGCCCACGCCGAACCCGTACGCGGTCAGGTCGACACCGCCTACCTTGCCGCGGCCACCGACCAGATGCGCGCCTTCCTGGACGCCGGAATCCGTGTGTACCCCGACTTCCATCAGGACCTTTACTCCCGCCACCTCTTCGACGCGGGCAGTTGGTACACCGGCGACGGCGCTCCCGAGTGGGCCGTGGAGGCGGGGAACTACCCGGCTGAGTCGTGCGGGATCTGCTTCTTCTGGGGCCAGAACATCACCCAGAACGGGGCGGTGAAACAGGCGCAGTACGACTTCTGGCACAACGCCCACGGCCTCCAGGACGCCTTCCTGGCCACGGCCCAGGCGACCCTGGCCTATGTGGAGCAGCACCTCACCGCCGCCCAGTTCGCGGGCGTCGTCGGCTTCGACCCGTACAACGAGCCGTACGCGGGCAGCTACGACCCGGGCCAGGCCGGTCGCGGCTGGGAACGTGACCTGCTCTGGCCGTTCTACGTGCGGTTCCGGGCCCGCATGGACGCGGCCGGCTGGCAGGACAAGCCCGCCTTCGTCGAACCGAACCTCTTCTGGAACGCCAACATCGACACGCAGAAGCAGGAGGGCGGCCTGCTCGACGCGGGCACTCTGGGCCCCCGGTATGTGTTCAACACCCACTTCTACGACCAGAAGGCGATCTCCGGCATCCTGATGTGGGGCAAGGCGGGCGACGGCCAGTACGCCGGCGACTTCTCCACGGTGCGCGACCGTGCCACGGCGGCGGGCACGACGGCGATCGTCAGCGAGTTCGGCCACCCGCTGTCGGGATCGGTGGCGGACAAGGCCCCGACGGTCCTCAAGGCGATGTACCAGGCTCTGGACTCCCGACTGCCAGGGGCCGGTTGGTGGTCCCGGCCGGTGGCCTCCGGGCCGGTGCTCTCCGGCACCCAGTGGCAGTGGGACCTCTACAGCGGCCGCCATCACGAGCTGATGAACGGCAACGCGAGCAAGGTCCGCACCTCCGGTGACGCCTGGAACGACGAGGACCTGTCGGCCGTACGCCTCGACGACTCCGGCACGGCCGTCCTGCGCCAGGACGCCCGCCTCCTGGACCGGCTCTACCCCAGCGCGACCGCGGGCACCACGCTCGCCTTCACCTACGAGGACCGCTCCCGGGACGGCTCCACCACCCTGACCTGGAACCCGGTCCCGTCCACCCTGCCCCATGTCGCCCAGCTCGTGGGAGCGGGCCAGTACGGACTGCTGGTCTGGCGCTCGGACGGCGGCGCCGCGCCCACGGAACTCCATCTTCCGGCGTCCTTCGCCACCTCGGCCACGACGGTGGTGTCCGACCTCGGTACGGCGTACTCGCCGCCCGCCTACACCGCGAGCACGCCGATCGCCGTAGCCCCCGAGCCGGGCGGCACCGGCGCCCGCCGTCTGCTGCTCACCGCACCGGGAGCGGGGGTCCCGCACTACGCGCTGGTCACGAACGGGTCGACGGCACCGTCCGCCGGCCTGTTGAGCGCGGCCCGCTCCGAACTGAGTTCATGGGCCGCGACGGCGGCCGACCAACCGGCCTCCTGA